AAGAAGTCGACGGCGGGGAAGCAGTCGGTGAGGCGGCGGGTGTCGGCGAGGACGACGGCGCCGAGGGCGCCCTGGGCGAGTTCGTCCCAGAGGAACCAGAACCGGTCCTGGCCGGGGGTGCCGAACAGGTAGACGGACAGGCCGTCGCGGATGGTGATCCGGCCGAAGTCCATGGCGACGGTGGTGGTGGTCTTGCGTTCCACGCCGCCGAGGTCGTCGACGTGGGTGCCGGCGGCGGTCAACTGCTCCTCGGTGCGCAGGGGTTTGATCTCGCTGACGGCCCCGACCAGGGTGGTCTTGCCGACGCCGAAGCCGCCGGCGACCAGGATCTTCAGGGCCAGGTCGGCGCTGTCAGA
Above is a genomic segment from Kitasatospora cineracea containing:
- a CDS encoding GTP-binding protein produces the protein MGSAPSDSADLALKILVAGGFGVGKTTLVGAVSEIKPLRTEEQLTAAGTHVDDLGGVERKTTTTVAMDFGRITIRDGLSVYLFGTPGQDRFWFLWDELAQGALGAVVLADTRRLTDCFPAVDFFEHRGIPFVVAVNHFEGSRAFRPEDVSRALDLDPATPVVPCDARARASGKDVLISLVEHAGKVHAARVLAQTRS